A DNA window from Flavisolibacter ginsenosidimutans contains the following coding sequences:
- a CDS encoding GH1 family beta-glucosidase, translated as MPIHSSDFGKEFTWGVASSAYQTEGAYLEDGKGLSVWDVFTRQAGKIKGGDNGNQGVHFYHRYIQDIILMQFLNVKNFRFSLSWPRLLPEGIGKPNEKGIDFYNAVIDFCLECGIEPWVTLYHWDLPQALEEKGGWTNRDVVHWFEDYVAFCIQQFGDRVRHWMVLNEPMAFTGAGYFLGLHAPGKKGLGNFLPAVHHASLSLAAGARTIKTLNHNLIVGSTFSCSPVDPVDRAVLSQEAAQRVDVLSNRLFIEPLLGLGYPWQDVKVLQGLERYMKAGDENLLKANLDFIGLQNYTREVVRHSTIMPYINARLVKAGKRNVPKTEMDWEIYPQGIYRVLKRFASYKGVDKIIITENGAAFNDVPVNGSVDDPQRIRFYEEYLAQVLKAKREGVNVQGYFAWSFTDNFEWAEGYSKRFGLVYVDYPTQRRIIKASGFWFQQFLQSRAQYLRAG; from the coding sequence ATGCCCATACACAGCAGCGATTTTGGTAAGGAGTTTACATGGGGCGTGGCTTCGTCGGCTTACCAAACTGAAGGCGCTTATTTAGAGGACGGCAAAGGCCTTTCCGTTTGGGATGTGTTCACGCGGCAGGCCGGAAAAATAAAAGGCGGCGATAACGGTAACCAAGGCGTTCATTTTTATCACCGCTACATTCAGGACATCATCCTGATGCAATTCCTCAACGTTAAAAATTTTCGCTTCTCGCTTTCGTGGCCTCGATTGCTTCCCGAAGGCATTGGCAAGCCGAATGAAAAAGGCATTGACTTCTACAATGCCGTTATTGATTTTTGTTTGGAATGCGGCATCGAACCCTGGGTGACACTTTATCATTGGGATTTGCCACAGGCACTGGAAGAAAAAGGGGGCTGGACAAACAGGGACGTCGTGCATTGGTTTGAAGATTATGTTGCTTTTTGCATTCAGCAGTTTGGTGACAGAGTAAGGCACTGGATGGTGCTGAATGAACCCATGGCTTTTACCGGCGCCGGTTATTTTTTGGGTTTGCACGCACCCGGTAAAAAAGGGCTGGGTAATTTTCTGCCAGCAGTTCATCATGCTTCGTTAAGTCTTGCTGCGGGTGCAAGAACAATCAAAACCCTCAATCATAATTTAATAGTCGGTTCTACTTTCTCCTGTTCGCCGGTTGATCCGGTGGATAGGGCGGTGCTTTCGCAGGAAGCTGCGCAGCGTGTGGATGTGCTAAGCAATCGTTTGTTCATCGAACCCTTGCTCGGCCTTGGTTATCCCTGGCAGGATGTAAAAGTTCTGCAAGGCCTCGAACGTTATATGAAAGCCGGTGATGAAAATCTACTAAAAGCAAATCTCGACTTCATTGGCTTGCAGAATTATACAAGAGAAGTTGTGCGCCACAGTACAATCATGCCTTACATCAATGCGCGACTGGTAAAGGCAGGCAAACGGAACGTGCCGAAGACAGAGATGGATTGGGAGATCTATCCGCAGGGCATTTACCGGGTTTTAAAGCGCTTTGCTTCGTATAAAGGCGTTGATAAAATCATCATCACCGAAAACGGTGCGGCTTTTAACGACGTTCCTGTTAACGGCAGTGTGGATGACCCCCAGCGCATTCGTTTTTATGAAGAATATCTGGCGCAGGTACTCAAAGCAAAGAGAGAAGGAGTAAACGTGCAAGGTTATTTTGCCTGGAGCTTTACCGACAACTTTGAATGGGCTGAAGGCTACAGCAAACGCTTCGGACTGGTTTACGTTGACTATCCCACGCAGCGAAGAATCATTAAAGCTTCGGGCTTTTGGTTCCAGCAATTTTTGCAAAGCCGTGCGCAATACTTAAGAGCCGGGTAA
- a CDS encoding alkaline phosphatase family protein, with the protein MKTRFCVGLLLFALVSKAQEKAQNLFIITTDGVRWQEIFNGADSLLLSNPHFVNDTALAKRLYWDDSQNERRKKLLPFFWNVLAKEGQLYGNRQKESRVNVKNIYKISYPGYNELLSGYPDPLPILNAPQQNRNKTVLEFLAENPAFNDSVASFTSWNVFPFILNKTKSCVKQNCGYENVDDTTESVDVLNRVQNGVPQKNKTRYDLLTFFAAKQYIRQHHPRVVFLSLGETDEFAHQGRYDLYLQQLSAVDKMIAELWYAAQTDPVYKDKTTFLLSTDHGRGRSERWTTHHAFIRGSGEIWLGLLGGNIAPAGEMQGVNTIFQNQVAATAAFLLGEEFRSNRNTGKPINLPSQIEVAAGTKLSGANATVSVNK; encoded by the coding sequence ATGAAAACACGTTTCTGTGTTGGGCTTTTGCTGTTTGCCCTTGTTTCAAAAGCGCAGGAAAAGGCGCAAAACCTTTTCATCATTACCACAGATGGCGTTCGCTGGCAGGAAATATTCAACGGCGCCGACTCTCTTCTGCTCAGCAATCCACATTTTGTAAACGACACGGCCCTTGCCAAACGTCTTTACTGGGATGATTCGCAAAATGAACGGCGAAAAAAACTCCTCCCGTTTTTCTGGAACGTACTGGCCAAAGAAGGACAGCTTTACGGCAACCGCCAGAAAGAAAGCCGGGTAAACGTGAAAAACATTTACAAGATTTCTTACCCGGGCTACAACGAATTGCTCAGCGGTTATCCCGATCCTTTGCCCATTCTAAACGCACCGCAGCAGAACCGCAACAAAACGGTGCTTGAATTTTTAGCCGAAAATCCTGCGTTCAACGACAGCGTGGCGTCTTTTACATCGTGGAATGTATTCCCGTTTATCCTCAACAAAACAAAAAGCTGCGTCAAGCAAAATTGCGGCTATGAAAATGTTGACGACACAACCGAGAGCGTTGATGTTTTAAACCGTGTGCAGAACGGTGTGCCGCAAAAAAACAAAACACGCTATGACCTGTTGACGTTTTTCGCCGCAAAGCAATACATCAGGCAGCACCACCCGCGGGTGGTTTTTTTAAGCCTTGGCGAGACCGATGAATTTGCGCACCAGGGCCGGTATGATTTGTATTTGCAGCAACTTTCAGCCGTTGATAAAATGATAGCCGAGTTGTGGTACGCTGCGCAAACCGATCCCGTTTACAAAGACAAAACAACCTTCCTCCTTTCTACAGATCACGGCCGCGGACGGTCGGAGCGATGGACAACTCACCATGCTTTCATTCGTGGCTCGGGCGAAATTTGGTTGGGCCTTTTGGGAGGGAATATCGCTCCGGCCGGTGAAATGCAGGGAGTAAATACAATCTTTCAAAATCAGGTGGCGGCCACCGCCGCCTTTTTGCTTGGCGAAGAATTTAGAAGCAACCGAAACACCGGCAAGCCCATAAACCTGCCTTCGCAAATTGAAGTTGCTGCGGGAACTAAATTGTCCGGCGCAAATGCCACGGTATCGGTAAACAAATAA
- a CDS encoding glycerophosphodiester phosphodiesterase family protein has translation MQTFDREGHRGCRGLMPENTIAAMKKAVDLNVTTLEMDAVMTKDGEVILSHEPFFNHEITTKPDGSFVKEEEEKSLNIYRMTYDEVKRYDVGLKPHPRFPQQEKTAAVKPLLRDLIDSIRLYCKEKNRPFPQWNIETKTQPQTDNLYHPAPAAFVEMLMKVIKEKGIEKNVIIQSFDFRTLQYLHQHYPHMRTAMLVEDYDKRTLDELLAALGFTPTIFSPAQSLVAKELVEACHQKKMQVIPWTVNETDEMQKLIALNVDGIITDYPNLFSQLAL, from the coding sequence ATGCAAACATTCGACAGGGAAGGCCACCGCGGCTGCCGCGGGCTTATGCCGGAGAACACCATCGCCGCGATGAAGAAGGCCGTTGACCTGAACGTGACAACGCTGGAAATGGATGCCGTGATGACAAAAGACGGAGAAGTGATTTTGTCGCACGAGCCTTTTTTCAATCACGAGATTACAACAAAGCCCGACGGAAGTTTTGTAAAAGAGGAAGAAGAAAAAAGCCTGAACATTTACCGCATGACGTATGACGAAGTAAAACGTTACGATGTTGGGCTGAAGCCGCATCCGCGTTTTCCGCAGCAAGAAAAAACGGCCGCCGTCAAGCCTTTGCTACGCGACTTGATTGATAGCATCAGGCTTTATTGCAAGGAGAAAAACCGGCCCTTTCCGCAATGGAATATTGAAACCAAAACGCAACCGCAAACCGATAATCTTTATCATCCCGCACCGGCAGCGTTTGTCGAAATGCTGATGAAGGTGATAAAAGAAAAAGGCATTGAAAAAAACGTCATCATTCAATCCTTTGATTTTCGAACGCTGCAATACTTGCATCAACATTATCCGCACATGCGAACGGCCATGCTGGTGGAAGATTACGACAAACGAACGCTGGACGAATTACTGGCGGCACTCGGTTTTACACCCACCATTTTCAGCCCCGCTCAATCGCTCGTCGCCAAAGAACTGGTTGAAGCTTGTCATCAAAAAAAAATGCAGGTTATTCCGTGGACGGTGAACGAGACAGACGAAATGCAGAAGCTTATTGCGCTGAACGTTGACGGCATCATCACTGATTATCCGAATCTATTTTCCCAACTTGCGCTTTAA
- a CDS encoding glycosyltransferase family protein, translated as MKILYAIQGTGNGHITVALEVLPYLMQRGQVDILISGTEVDVTLPYEIKYRFHGLCFVFGKKGGIDYLETYKKARLKKFFREIQSLPVEEYDLVFSDFEPVSAWACYLKNKACIGFSHQAAVANKASPKPKEADLIGQAVLRYYAPASAKYGFHFVPYSKNIFTPIIRRQIREASVTQGKHYTVYLPSYSEKRIIKLLSYFPDQQWHVFSKRRTELFVHENISFYPVTNEAFVQSMVSSQGVFCGAGFQTPSEALFLKKKLLVIPMKGQYEQQCNAAALKLLGIPVLKNIKPKQYKKLKAWTESEAKILLDFPDETEWVLQQIMDAECGRRSETKLPSRDVSSPSKFRNLVLKKIFYQLGS; from the coding sequence GTGAAAATTCTTTACGCCATACAAGGCACCGGCAACGGGCACATTACTGTAGCGCTGGAAGTGCTTCCTTACTTAATGCAACGCGGGCAGGTTGACATTTTGATCAGCGGCACGGAGGTGGACGTAACACTGCCCTACGAAATCAAGTACCGCTTTCACGGCCTTTGTTTTGTGTTCGGCAAAAAAGGCGGCATTGATTATTTAGAAACGTACAAGAAAGCAAGGCTCAAAAAATTTTTCAGGGAAATTCAAAGTCTGCCCGTCGAAGAATACGACTTGGTGTTTTCCGATTTCGAGCCGGTAAGCGCCTGGGCCTGCTATTTAAAAAACAAAGCCTGCATCGGTTTCAGTCACCAGGCGGCGGTTGCTAACAAGGCCAGTCCAAAACCAAAAGAAGCCGACCTGATTGGCCAGGCCGTGTTGCGTTATTATGCACCGGCATCGGCGAAATACGGGTTTCATTTTGTGCCGTACAGCAAAAACATTTTCACGCCCATCATTCGCAGGCAAATCCGCGAAGCAAGCGTGACGCAAGGCAAGCACTACACGGTCTATCTTCCTTCGTACAGCGAAAAGCGCATCATTAAATTGCTCTCGTATTTTCCAGACCAACAGTGGCACGTGTTCTCCAAGCGTCGCACAGAGCTGTTTGTGCACGAGAACATTTCGTTTTATCCCGTCACAAACGAAGCCTTTGTGCAGAGCATGGTTTCTTCGCAGGGCGTGTTTTGCGGGGCCGGTTTTCAAACACCTTCCGAAGCTTTGTTTTTAAAAAAGAAATTGCTGGTGATTCCAATGAAAGGACAGTACGAGCAACAATGCAACGCTGCGGCGCTGAAGCTGCTGGGCATTCCGGTGCTCAAAAACATCAAGCCCAAGCAATACAAAAAACTAAAGGCGTGGACGGAAAGTGAAGCCAAAATCCTGCTGGACTTTCCGGATGAAACGGAATGGGTGCTGCAACAAATTATGGATGCCGAATGCGGCCGCAGGTCCGAAACAAAGCTTCCCTCCCGCGATGTTTCTTCGCCGTCGAAATTCAGAAACCTGGTACTGAAAAAAATCTTTTACCAACTCGGTTCATAG
- a CDS encoding DUF47 domain-containing protein — protein MNIFAKFLAPKNKVFYELFEKSADNVKQMGALLFQVVQEPDFDKRQSLISKMEDVEHANDELTHNLFTELGRNFITPFDREDIHYLASALDDVADFVFASAKKINFYRVNPNDIGLHKLAEIVVQSTGEVRKAVGELRNMKNMRVITDSLVKINSLENEADDIFDMSIERLFDTEPDAKEVIKKREIYQVLESATDKCEDAANVIESIIVKYA, from the coding sequence ATGAACATCTTCGCAAAGTTTCTGGCCCCGAAGAACAAGGTTTTTTACGAATTGTTTGAGAAAAGCGCCGACAATGTAAAGCAGATGGGCGCTTTGCTTTTTCAGGTGGTGCAGGAACCCGATTTTGACAAGCGGCAAAGCCTCATTTCAAAAATGGAAGACGTAGAGCACGCCAACGACGAGCTTACGCACAACCTTTTTACCGAATTGGGCCGCAACTTCATCACGCCTTTCGACCGCGAAGACATTCACTATCTCGCATCGGCTCTTGATGATGTGGCCGATTTCGTTTTTGCCTCGGCCAAAAAAATCAATTTCTACCGCGTAAATCCCAACGACATCGGCCTGCACAAACTGGCCGAGATTGTGGTGCAAAGCACCGGCGAAGTGCGCAAGGCCGTGGGCGAACTGCGCAACATGAAAAACATGCGGGTGATTACCGATTCGCTGGTAAAAATCAACAGCCTGGAAAACGAGGCCGATGATATATTTGACATGAGTATCGAACGCCTTTTTGATACCGAGCCCGATGCCAAAGAAGTGATTAAAAAAAGAGAGATCTACCAAGTGCTGGAAAGCGCCACCGACAAGTGCGAAGACGCCGCAAACGTGATTGAATCCATTATTGTGAAGTACGCGTAA
- a CDS encoding inorganic phosphate transporter: protein MTFIVFIIALALIFDFINGFHDSANSIATIVSTKVLTPFQAVIWAAIFNFAAFFIFKDHGVADSISKTVNLKMIDKNLMLVVVLSGLIAAIAWNLLTWWFGIPSSSSHTLIGGFAGAGIAAGGIGAINTEIILRTTAFIFVAPLVGMLFAFVISLWFLFSFRKDIWPRLISLLFIAGIILLLMNFITTSRTDTSGMKVQQTAQGLKIADVPNNSPAQRMGFKKEDVLLQANGQAVASKADLDQIFKGSEKTNTVGYTVLRNNEQVSNTSPYVTGYSSRLSQIVFFGENFKWFLLAFILLVMAVFTFWLNTLNAHKSNIWFKRLQLVSSAAFSIGHGGNDAQKVMGIITAALIAHGTIHSFDQMPYWVPLACYTAMGLGTMSGGWKIVKTMGTRITKVTPFEGVAAETAGAITLFVTEYLKIPVSTTHTITGAIMGVGATKRLSAVRWGVTLNLLWAWVLTIPVSALLAVGIFHLARLFI, encoded by the coding sequence ATGACCTTCATCGTTTTCATTATTGCACTGGCCTTAATTTTTGATTTCATCAACGGCTTTCACGATTCGGCCAACTCCATCGCCACCATTGTTTCAACAAAAGTGCTCACGCCTTTTCAAGCCGTGATTTGGGCGGCCATCTTCAATTTCGCAGCCTTCTTTATTTTTAAAGATCACGGTGTAGCCGACAGCATTTCCAAAACCGTCAACCTGAAAATGATTGATAAGAACCTGATGTTGGTGGTTGTGTTATCGGGTTTGATTGCCGCCATTGCCTGGAACCTGTTAACCTGGTGGTTCGGCATTCCCTCGTCCTCGTCGCACACCCTGATTGGCGGCTTTGCCGGCGCCGGCATTGCGGCCGGTGGAATAGGTGCCATTAATACCGAGATCATTCTTCGCACAACGGCTTTCATCTTTGTTGCGCCGCTCGTGGGGATGTTGTTTGCCTTTGTCATTTCACTTTGGTTTCTGTTCTCCTTTCGCAAAGACATTTGGCCGCGACTGATCTCGCTCCTGTTCATCGCTGGGATTATTTTGCTGCTGATGAATTTTATCACCACCAGCCGCACCGATACGTCGGGCATGAAGGTGCAGCAAACGGCGCAGGGATTAAAGATTGCCGATGTGCCAAACAATTCGCCGGCACAGCGGATGGGTTTTAAGAAAGAAGACGTGTTGTTACAGGCCAACGGGCAAGCAGTTGCTTCAAAAGCCGATCTGGACCAAATTTTCAAAGGCAGCGAAAAAACCAATACCGTTGGTTACACGGTGCTTCGCAACAACGAGCAGGTAAGCAATACATCACCTTATGTTACCGGTTATAGTTCACGCTTAAGCCAGATTGTTTTCTTTGGCGAAAACTTTAAATGGTTTCTGTTGGCCTTTATCCTGTTGGTAATGGCCGTGTTTACGTTTTGGCTGAATACATTGAACGCACACAAATCGAACATCTGGTTCAAACGCCTGCAATTGGTTTCTTCGGCGGCCTTCAGCATCGGACACGGCGGCAACGATGCGCAAAAAGTAATGGGCATCATCACCGCCGCGCTGATTGCGCACGGTACCATTCACAGCTTCGATCAAATGCCTTACTGGGTTCCGTTGGCTTGTTACACCGCCATGGGCCTGGGCACCATGAGCGGAGGCTGGAAGATTGTAAAAACAATGGGAACACGCATTACCAAGGTTACGCCATTTGAAGGCGTGGCCGCTGAAACGGCCGGCGCCATCACCTTGTTCGTCACTGAATATTTAAAAATCCCGGTAAGCACCACACACACCATCACCGGCGCCATCATGGGTGTAGGCGCTACCAAACGCTTGTCGGCTGTGCGCTGGGGCGTCACCCTCAATCTTCTTTGGGCCTGGGTTTTAACCATTCCCGTAAGTGCGTTGTTAGCGGTGGGAATCTTTCATCTTGCGCGGCTGTTCATTTAG
- a CDS encoding porin codes for MMPVKLLRLFFLLLCFCGASQALKAQRFLADFDSTLFIKDTVRPLVKRFQNLSITGYMQPQFQVAQKQGIASFEGGNFSPYSKNRFMLRRARIKVDYLLPVANGTAPQALFTFQIDATERGVIVRDMFLRMYEPRRQNFSATMGLFGRPFGYEVNLSSGYRETPERGRMSQTLMPGERDMGAMFSYDERSRTQEKPSFKFDIGAFNGTGPTGITDFDSYKDLISRLTLKEWKVTKTLTLSGGLSFLYGGWRQDSKYKYEMTNNGTKTFGVDSSLSNTGAKALRQYNGADLQAALKHAWGKTEVRAEYWRGTQPGTATTTVSPASQPAGPTYLRKFDGAFFYFLQNIVNPNWELMVKYDWYDPNTKVSGNEIGKAGTNLTVADVKYSTLGLGLTRYFDGGLKMLAYYDFVRNEKTLLPDYAVDLPDNVFTLRMQLRF; via the coding sequence ATGATGCCGGTAAAATTGCTGCGCTTGTTCTTTCTTCTGTTGTGTTTTTGCGGCGCTTCGCAAGCGCTGAAAGCACAACGTTTTTTGGCCGACTTCGATTCTACGCTCTTCATAAAAGATACGGTGCGGCCCTTGGTCAAACGCTTCCAAAATCTTTCCATCACCGGCTACATGCAGCCGCAGTTCCAGGTGGCGCAAAAGCAGGGGATTGCTTCCTTTGAAGGCGGCAATTTTTCGCCCTATTCAAAAAACCGCTTTATGCTTCGCCGTGCAAGGATAAAAGTTGATTACCTGCTGCCGGTTGCCAACGGCACGGCGCCGCAGGCATTGTTCACCTTTCAAATTGATGCCACCGAACGCGGCGTGATTGTGCGGGACATGTTTCTGCGCATGTACGAACCCAGGCGACAAAATTTTTCGGCAACGATGGGGTTGTTTGGCCGGCCTTTTGGCTACGAAGTAAACCTCTCATCGGGTTACCGCGAAACACCCGAACGCGGCCGCATGTCGCAAACGCTAATGCCCGGCGAACGCGACATGGGCGCCATGTTTAGCTACGACGAGCGAAGCCGCACACAGGAAAAACCTTCGTTCAAATTTGACATCGGTGCTTTTAACGGTACAGGGCCAACCGGCATCACGGACTTTGACAGTTATAAAGACCTGATCTCACGACTAACGCTCAAAGAATGGAAGGTAACAAAGACGCTTACGCTGAGTGGCGGTCTTTCTTTTTTGTACGGCGGCTGGCGGCAGGATTCGAAATACAAATACGAGATGACGAACAACGGTACAAAAACATTTGGTGTTGATTCAAGCCTTTCTAACACCGGCGCAAAAGCCTTGCGGCAATACAACGGCGCCGACCTGCAGGCAGCGCTGAAACACGCCTGGGGCAAAACCGAAGTGCGTGCCGAGTACTGGCGCGGCACACAACCCGGAACGGCAACAACGACGGTAAGCCCGGCGTCGCAGCCCGCAGGACCAACGTATTTGCGCAAATTCGACGGCGCCTTTTTTTATTTCCTGCAAAACATTGTCAATCCGAATTGGGAATTAATGGTGAAATACGATTGGTACGATCCGAACACGAAAGTTTCGGGCAATGAGATTGGTAAAGCTGGAACAAATCTTACCGTTGCCGACGTGAAATATTCAACGCTTGGCCTTGGCCTTACCCGTTATTTCGATGGCGGCTTAAAAATGCTGGCCTATTATGATTTTGTACGCAACGAAAAAACATTGTTGCCCGATTATGCCGTTGATCTTCCGGACAATGTGTTTACGCTGCGAATGCAATTGCGGTTTTGA